Proteins from a single region of Cryptococcus neoformans var. grubii H99 chromosome 5, complete sequence:
- a CDS encoding chromatin binding protein, producing MAISRTDHPPTATRTPNYVPSSTLSAHSRAVTALRFSPDGTLLASAGADGWLHFWHPTSGQHIRGFRAHKAGINDITISPDSLYIATASDDHTSDIHLLHPTPGVTFYPPPLEPSDTSDTEDRPIVPVPPQASVSSSSTVPAIRHLVSHTAPVLSVAFSPKSNLLATGSFDESTIIWDVRRGKALRQLPAHADAVWCVAWDAEGEMVLTAGADGLIRLWDASTGQCLKTLDNDTNSPISHAAFTPSSVFLQASTLSSTLRIYNIHTGKVIKTIRAPGTFISERWPCPAVIYEGLPPLSQGSESNCHLDPPKEERMDVDSAERDPEPAKPPVAMPNVKTKMRDAWIISGSENGKLIIWDIQSKRVLQVLEGDLSHHCSVVALAVSPDGRTIASGSLEPEKVIKLWRDVE from the exons ATGGCAATTTCAAGAACCGACCATCCCCCGACCGCGACCCGGACCCCAAATTATGTCCCAAGCTCTACTCTCTCAGCTCACTCTCGGGCCGTTACGGCTCTGCGATTTTCTCCAGACGGCACGTTGCTGGCCAGTGCGGGTGCCGATGGCTGGCTCCACTTCTG GCATCCAACTAGTGGACAACATATCCGTGGATTCCGTGCCCATAAAGCAG GTATCAACGACATCACAATATCCCCGGACTCACTGTATATAGCCACGGCTTCGGATGATCACACTTCAGACATTCACCTTCTGCATCCTACACCAGGAGTAACTTTTTATCCGCCACCTCTAGAGCCTTCTGATACTTCAGATACAGAAGATCGCCCTATAGTTCCAGTGCCTCCTCAAGCGTCTGtatcatcgtcatccacaGTTCCGGCTATACGTCACCTTGTCTCACACACTGCTCCCGTTCTTTCTGTTGCCTTTTCTCCCAAATCCAATCTCCTCGCGACTGGTAGTTTTGATGAATCGACAATAATATGGGACGTCAGAAGGGGTAAAGCCTTGAGGCAACTACCTGCACATGCAGACGCTGTGTGGTGTGTGGCTTGGGATGCCGAGGGTGAAATGGTACTTACAGCTGGCGCAGATGGATTAAT ACGACTGTGGGATGCCAGTACCGGACAGTGTCTCAAAACCCTAGACAACGACACCAATTCCCCCAT CTCACACGCTGCATTCACGCCGTCTTCTGTTTTCTTACAAGCTTCCACCCTTTCGTCTACTCTGAGAATATATAATATCCACACGGGCAAAGTTATCAAGACAATACGGGCTCCTGGCACCTTTATCAGTGAGCGATGGCCTTGTCCCGCTGTTATATACGAAGGCCTACCGCCTCTGTCCCAAGGCAGTGAGAGCAATTGTCATTTAGATCCgccgaaagaagaaagaatggaCGTGGACAGTGCAGAGAGAGATCCAGAACCAGCAAAGCCCCCGGTCGCAATGCCCAATGTCAAGACCAAAATGAGAGATGCGTGGATCATCTCAGGCTCCGAAAATGGCAAGTTGATCATCTGGGATATTCAAAGCAAGCGTGTGTTGCAAGTTTTAGAAGGAGACTTATCACATCATTGTTCTGTTGTTGCCCTCGCT GTGTCACCAGACGGAAGGACGATTGCTAGTGGGTCGCTAGAGCCTGAAAAAGTCATCAAGCTTTGGAGGGACGTAGAATAA